A single Venturia canescens isolate UGA chromosome 1, ASM1945775v1, whole genome shotgun sequence DNA region contains:
- the beta'COP gene encoding coatomer subunit beta' isoform X1: MPLRLDIKRKLTARSDRVKSVDLHPTEPWMLCSLYQGHVNIWNHESQTLVKTFEVCDVPVRAAKFVTRKNWVVTGSDDMQVRVFNYNTLERVHAFEAHSDYVRCIAVHPTQPFILTSSDDMLIKLWNWEKSWRSQQVFDGHTHYVMQIVFNPKDNNTFASASLDRTVKVWQLGSSTANFTLEGHEKGVNCVDYYHGGDKPYLISGADDKYVKIWDYQNKTCVQTLEGHTQNISAVCFHPELPIVLTGSEDGTVRIWHAGTYRLECSLNYGFERVWTIASMRGSNNVAIGYDEGSVMVKVGREEPAVSMDSTGGKIVWARHSEIQQVNLKALGEEAQDGERLPLAVKDMGACEIYPQTIQHNPNGRFLVVCGDGEYIIYTSMALRNKAFGQALEFVWASDSSQYAVRESSSTVKVFKNFKEKKTIMPDFGVDAIFGGFMLGVSSGSGLSFFDWETLKLVRRIDIQPTHVYWAENASLIALATADQYFILKYHSDAVANASESAEDIEDAFEMVAEMSEGVKTGLWVGDCFIYTNSVNRINYFVGGEVVTVSHLDRPMYLLGYVPRDNRLYLCDKELAVVSYSLLLSVLEYQTAVMRKDFETADRVLPTVPKEHRTRVAHFLEKQGFKKQALEVSTDPEHRFELALALGDLTTAHTLANEANSQQKWRQLATLATQQGKLRLAQECLHHAQDFGGLLLLATSTGNSSMMEKLGQTADEAGKNNISFLSHFLLSDVDKCLEILIKTDRVPEAAFFARAYAPSKISYVVKLWKEKLSAVSEKAGQSLADPEQYENLFPGYREALKVEQFLREENKKKIPASAFPTLQPNTERKPMEEMLAAEKLGSFVPTEKECPGVAENPSDETSDLLTKRLENLGINQSAPPTISNPAEKNTRQRSTSRPLTMDEDDLELDLELDENIDTTDVNLDDDLLEED, from the exons atg CCTCTGCGATTAGACATCAAACGCAAATTGACCGCAAGGTCCGACAGAGTCAAAAGCGTCGACCTACATCCTACCGAACCATGGATGCTCTGTTCCCTCTATCAGGGCCATGTCAACATCTGGAATCACGAAAGTCAGACACTTGTCAAAACTTTTGAAGTGTGCGACGTTCCTGTGAGAGCagcaaaatttgttactcgcaAAAATTGGGTCGTAACTGGCTCGGACGATATGCAAGTCAGAGTATTCAATTACAATACTCTTGAACGCGTACATGCTTTTGAAGCTCACAGCGATTATGTCAGATGTATCGCGGTCCATCCCACACAACCCTTCATCCTCACCAGCAGTG ACGATATGCTTATCAAGTTGTGGAACTGGGAAAAATCGTGGCGCAGTCAACAGGTATTTGATGGTCATACGCACTACGTAATGCAGATAGTGTTCAATCCAAAGGACAATAACACATTTGCAAGTGCGTCACTGGATCGAACAGTCAAAGTTTGGCAGTTGGGTTCGTCGACAGCGAACTTTACATTAGAAGGTCATGAGAAAGGTGTAAATTGCGTGGATTATTATCACGGTGGTGACAAGCCTTATTTGATATCCGGTGCAGACGACAAATACGTCAAGATCTGGGATTATCAGAATAAAACATGCGTACAGACATTGGAAGGACACACTCAGAATATTTCAGCTGTGTGTTTCCATCCTGAGTTGCCGATTGTTTTGACGGGTTCGGAAGATGGTACGGTCCGAATTTGGCACGCTGGAACCTACAGACTGGAGTGCTCGTTGAATTACGGTTTCGAACGAGTGTGGACAATAGCGAGTATGCGAGGTTCGAACAACGTAGCAATCGGTTACGACGAAGGAAGTGTTATGGTCAAAGTTGGTCGTGAAGAACCAGCGGTCTCAATGGATTCGACGGGCGGAAAAATCGTTTGGGCTCGACACAGTGAAATTCAACAAGTCAATCTCAAAGCACTCGGTGAAGAAGCACAAGACGGCGAACGCTTACCACTCGCTGTCAAGGACATGGGCGCTTGCGAAATTTATCCCCAAACCATTCAGCACAATCCAAACGGCAGATTTCTCGTTGTTTGCGGCGATGGGGAATACATTATTTACACCTCGATGGCCCTGAGGAACAAGGCTTTCGGACAAGCTCTTGAATTCGTCTGGGCTTCGGACTCCAGCCAATACGCTGTTCGCGAAAGCTCATCGACTgttaaagttttcaaaaatttcaaagaaaagaaaactatTATGCCTGACTTTGGGGTCGATG CGATCTTTGGTGGATTCATGCTTGGCGTGTCTTCTGGCTCGGGACTCTCGTTCTTCGATTGGGAAACTCTGAAACTCGTACGTCGAATCGATATTCAGCCTACTCACGTATATTGGGCCGAAAATGCTTCTCTCATCGCCCTCGCAACCGCTGATCAGTATTTCATCCTTAAATATCATTCGGATGCTGTCGCAAATGCTTCGGAAAGCGCTGAGGATATTGAAGACGCATTCGAG atggTAGCAGAAATGAGCGAAGGCGTGAAGACCGGTCTCTGGGTTGGTGACTGTTTCATTTACACGAACAGCGTAAACAGGATAAATTATTTCGTTGGTGGTGAGGTCGTAACGGTGTCGCATCTGGATCGTCCGATGTACTTACTGGGTTACGTGCCCCGCGACAACAGGCTTTATCTCTGCGACAAAGAGCTTGCCGTCGTTTCATATTCGCTACTGCTTTCGGTACTCGAGTATCAGACAGCAGTGATGAGAAAGGATTTCGAAACAGCGGACAGAGTGTTGCCAACAGTGCCGAAGGAGCATCGCACTCGTGTCGCCCATTTCTTAGAGAAGCAAGGCTTCAAGAAACAAGCGCTCGAAGTGTCGACCGATCCTGAGCACAGATTCGAGCTGGCGCTTGCCCTCGGCGACTTGACGACCGCACACACTCTCGCGAACGAGGCGAACAGCCAACAAAAATGGCGTCAACTCGCAACCTTAGCGACGCAACAGGGCAAGCTTCGACTGGCACAAGAATGTCTTCATCACGCCCAAGATTTTGGTGGACTTTTACTACTGGCGACGAGCACCGGAAACTCATCGATGATGGAAAAATTGGGACAGACTGCCGACGAGGCTGGCAAAAACAACATCTCTTTCCTCTCGCATTTCCTCCTCAGCGACGTCGACAAATGCCTAGAAATATTGATCAAAACCGACAGAGTACCCGAAGCCGCTTTCTTCGCTCGTGCTTACGCACCTAGCAAAATTTCGTACGTCGTCAAATtgtggaaagaaaaattatcggCCGTCAGCGAAAAAGCTGGACAGAGCTTGGCCGATCCTGAACAATATGAAAATCTCTTCCCCGGTTACAGGGAAGCTCTCAAAGTTGAACAATTTCTACGGGAagagaacaaaaagaaaatcccTGCTTCTGCTTTCCCCACGCTCCAG CCAAACACCGAGCGAAAACCCATGGAAGAAATGCTGGCGGCTGAAAAATTGGGAAGCTTCGTACCAACGGAAAAAGAATGTCCAGGCGTCGCTGAAAATCCGAGCGACGAAACGAGTGATTTACTGACAAAGAGACTGGAAAATTTGGGAATAAATCAATCAGCTCCTCCCACTATTTCTAATCCGGCGGAGAAAAATACGAGACAGCGAAGCACATCGAGACCACTGACCATGGACGAGGATGATTTAGAATTGGACCTTGAGCTCGACGAGAACATTGACACTACC GACGTAAACTTGGACGACGATCTTCTGGAAGAGGATTAA
- the beta'COP gene encoding coatomer subunit beta' isoform X2, with amino-acid sequence MPLRLDIKRKLTARSDRVKSVDLHPTEPWMLCSLYQGHVNIWNHESQTLVKTFEVCDVPVRAAKFVTRKNWVVTGSDDMQVRVFNYNTLERVHAFEAHSDYVRCIAVHPTQPFILTSSDDMLIKLWNWEKSWRSQQVFDGHTHYVMQIVFNPKDNNTFASASLDRTVKVWQLGSSTANFTLEGHEKGVNCVDYYHGGDKPYLISGADDKYVKIWDYQNKTCVQTLEGHTQNISAVCFHPELPIVLTGSEDGTVRIWHAGTYRLECSLNYGFERVWTIASMRGSNNVAIGYDEGSVMVKVGREEPAVSMDSTGGKIVWARHSEIQQVNLKALGEEAQDGERLPLAVKDMGACEIYPQTIQHNPNGRFLVVCGDGEYIIYTSMALRNKAFGQALEFVWASDSSQYAVRESSSTVKVFKNFKEKKTIMPDFGVDAIFGGFMLGVSSGSGLSFFDWETLKLVRRIDIQPTHVYWAENASLIALATADQYFILKYHSDAVANASESAEDIEDAFEMVAEMSEGVKTGLWVGDCFIYTNSVNRINYFVGGEVVTVSHLDRPMYLLGYVPRDNRLYLCDKELAVVSYSLLLSVLEYQTAVMRKDFETADRVLPTVPKEHRTRVAHFLEKQGFKKQALEVSTDPEHRFELALALGDLTTAHTLANEANSQQKWRQLATLATQQGKLRLAQECLHHAQDFGGLLLLATSTGNSSMMEKLGQTADEAGKNNISFLSHFLLSDVDKCLEILIKTDRVPEAAFFARAYAPSKISYVVKLWKEKLSAVSEKAGQSLADPEQYENLFPGYREALKVEQFLREENKKKIPASAFPTLQPNTERKPMEEMLAAEKLGSFVPTEKECPGVAENPSDETSDLLTKRLENLGINQSAPPTISNPAEKNTRQRSTSRPLTMDEDDLELDLELDENIDTTVFSIRKT; translated from the exons atg CCTCTGCGATTAGACATCAAACGCAAATTGACCGCAAGGTCCGACAGAGTCAAAAGCGTCGACCTACATCCTACCGAACCATGGATGCTCTGTTCCCTCTATCAGGGCCATGTCAACATCTGGAATCACGAAAGTCAGACACTTGTCAAAACTTTTGAAGTGTGCGACGTTCCTGTGAGAGCagcaaaatttgttactcgcaAAAATTGGGTCGTAACTGGCTCGGACGATATGCAAGTCAGAGTATTCAATTACAATACTCTTGAACGCGTACATGCTTTTGAAGCTCACAGCGATTATGTCAGATGTATCGCGGTCCATCCCACACAACCCTTCATCCTCACCAGCAGTG ACGATATGCTTATCAAGTTGTGGAACTGGGAAAAATCGTGGCGCAGTCAACAGGTATTTGATGGTCATACGCACTACGTAATGCAGATAGTGTTCAATCCAAAGGACAATAACACATTTGCAAGTGCGTCACTGGATCGAACAGTCAAAGTTTGGCAGTTGGGTTCGTCGACAGCGAACTTTACATTAGAAGGTCATGAGAAAGGTGTAAATTGCGTGGATTATTATCACGGTGGTGACAAGCCTTATTTGATATCCGGTGCAGACGACAAATACGTCAAGATCTGGGATTATCAGAATAAAACATGCGTACAGACATTGGAAGGACACACTCAGAATATTTCAGCTGTGTGTTTCCATCCTGAGTTGCCGATTGTTTTGACGGGTTCGGAAGATGGTACGGTCCGAATTTGGCACGCTGGAACCTACAGACTGGAGTGCTCGTTGAATTACGGTTTCGAACGAGTGTGGACAATAGCGAGTATGCGAGGTTCGAACAACGTAGCAATCGGTTACGACGAAGGAAGTGTTATGGTCAAAGTTGGTCGTGAAGAACCAGCGGTCTCAATGGATTCGACGGGCGGAAAAATCGTTTGGGCTCGACACAGTGAAATTCAACAAGTCAATCTCAAAGCACTCGGTGAAGAAGCACAAGACGGCGAACGCTTACCACTCGCTGTCAAGGACATGGGCGCTTGCGAAATTTATCCCCAAACCATTCAGCACAATCCAAACGGCAGATTTCTCGTTGTTTGCGGCGATGGGGAATACATTATTTACACCTCGATGGCCCTGAGGAACAAGGCTTTCGGACAAGCTCTTGAATTCGTCTGGGCTTCGGACTCCAGCCAATACGCTGTTCGCGAAAGCTCATCGACTgttaaagttttcaaaaatttcaaagaaaagaaaactatTATGCCTGACTTTGGGGTCGATG CGATCTTTGGTGGATTCATGCTTGGCGTGTCTTCTGGCTCGGGACTCTCGTTCTTCGATTGGGAAACTCTGAAACTCGTACGTCGAATCGATATTCAGCCTACTCACGTATATTGGGCCGAAAATGCTTCTCTCATCGCCCTCGCAACCGCTGATCAGTATTTCATCCTTAAATATCATTCGGATGCTGTCGCAAATGCTTCGGAAAGCGCTGAGGATATTGAAGACGCATTCGAG atggTAGCAGAAATGAGCGAAGGCGTGAAGACCGGTCTCTGGGTTGGTGACTGTTTCATTTACACGAACAGCGTAAACAGGATAAATTATTTCGTTGGTGGTGAGGTCGTAACGGTGTCGCATCTGGATCGTCCGATGTACTTACTGGGTTACGTGCCCCGCGACAACAGGCTTTATCTCTGCGACAAAGAGCTTGCCGTCGTTTCATATTCGCTACTGCTTTCGGTACTCGAGTATCAGACAGCAGTGATGAGAAAGGATTTCGAAACAGCGGACAGAGTGTTGCCAACAGTGCCGAAGGAGCATCGCACTCGTGTCGCCCATTTCTTAGAGAAGCAAGGCTTCAAGAAACAAGCGCTCGAAGTGTCGACCGATCCTGAGCACAGATTCGAGCTGGCGCTTGCCCTCGGCGACTTGACGACCGCACACACTCTCGCGAACGAGGCGAACAGCCAACAAAAATGGCGTCAACTCGCAACCTTAGCGACGCAACAGGGCAAGCTTCGACTGGCACAAGAATGTCTTCATCACGCCCAAGATTTTGGTGGACTTTTACTACTGGCGACGAGCACCGGAAACTCATCGATGATGGAAAAATTGGGACAGACTGCCGACGAGGCTGGCAAAAACAACATCTCTTTCCTCTCGCATTTCCTCCTCAGCGACGTCGACAAATGCCTAGAAATATTGATCAAAACCGACAGAGTACCCGAAGCCGCTTTCTTCGCTCGTGCTTACGCACCTAGCAAAATTTCGTACGTCGTCAAATtgtggaaagaaaaattatcggCCGTCAGCGAAAAAGCTGGACAGAGCTTGGCCGATCCTGAACAATATGAAAATCTCTTCCCCGGTTACAGGGAAGCTCTCAAAGTTGAACAATTTCTACGGGAagagaacaaaaagaaaatcccTGCTTCTGCTTTCCCCACGCTCCAG CCAAACACCGAGCGAAAACCCATGGAAGAAATGCTGGCGGCTGAAAAATTGGGAAGCTTCGTACCAACGGAAAAAGAATGTCCAGGCGTCGCTGAAAATCCGAGCGACGAAACGAGTGATTTACTGACAAAGAGACTGGAAAATTTGGGAATAAATCAATCAGCTCCTCCCACTATTTCTAATCCGGCGGAGAAAAATACGAGACAGCGAAGCACATCGAGACCACTGACCATGGACGAGGATGATTTAGAATTGGACCTTGAGCTCGACGAGAACATTGACACTACC GTTTTCTCGATACGAAA GACGTAA
- the LOC122418873 gene encoding uncharacterized protein — MSLTADNCKVVYVRLLWPAGQQTNPDILKLAAKFNSEEFSVWVKSTKRMCKNTSLYANGLRVKNGELFLLGQRLKTIDLNTALTRFYQFITSSPEPILLVTHSSGIELQLLSRTIQETTSADMFKRLVLRVVDTVPIFKKKFPSLKGESQLTLEALISYITGRRKKTENIAMLTSYHLDCLKWLVTSNSVSVSELIENSESCENWLLSFLYPLPLFRSVLNMKDLIPQIGHYTVKKLNNANISLATLKELSQQDDPEILRRYIEKRCAEKTGEIISSERILDIFNLLNKCRPHGHGDHSLNTGQEGSVANEPGSSMTLHGEQYNDYSLLRQHEELVDDPDSVMEELEAPYDSDHFRVRQETQRANYSSTGDQENSSDILDLLTEEQGERSDYNNYPWSFVPGELAHSMDFHTEGQETVNDNPFPSQYNEPTMDWNSFVEVQETPGDGTYPFTGEEEERLADAYSMIEESGALYDNDHSLTDIRENEEQPTIINSINDQGKRDRELLQEWHEKFDPFY, encoded by the coding sequence ATGTCTTTAACTGCTGATAATTGCAAGGTAGTGTACGTGCGTCTGTTATGGCCGGCCGGACAGCAGACAAATCCAGATATCCTAAAACTCGCAGCAAAATTTAATAGTGAAGAATTTTCTGTTTGGGTCAAGTCTACAAAACGGATGTGCAAGAACACGTCACTATATGCGAACGGTTTAAGAGTTAAGAATGGTGAGTTGTTTCTTCTGGGGCAAAGGCTGAAGACTATTGACTTGAACACTGCTttaacgagattttatcaattcaTCACATCATCACCGGAGCCAATTTTACTTGTTACCCACTCTTCAGGAATCGAGTTACAACTCCTCTCCAGAACTATTCAAGAAACCACGTCGGCGGATATGTTTAAACGTCTTGTTCTACGTGTTGTCGATACCGTaccgatatttaaaaaaaagtttccgaGTCTAAAGGGCGAAAGTCAACTTACCCTCGAAGCTTTAATCTCTTATATTacgggaagaagaaaaaaaaccgaaaatataGCCATGCTGACATCATATCATTTGGACTGCCTGAAATGGCTGGTAACCAGTAACTCCGTATCAGTATCTGAGTTGATTGAGAACAGCGAATCTTGTGAAAATTGGTTACTGAGTTTTCTATATCCATTACCATTATTCCGTAGTGTACTAAATATGAAAGACTTGATCCCACAAATTGGTCATTatactgtaaaaaaactaaacaacgcaaatatttcattggcgACATTGAAAGAGTTGTCCCAACAAGATGATCCCGAAATACTCCGAAGATACATTGAAAAACGTTGCGCTGAGAAAACAGGTGAAATAATTTCATCCGAAAGAATATTGGATATATTTAATTTGTTGAATAAATGCCGTCCACATGGGCACGGAGATCATTCACTTAACACAGGGCAGGAAGGATCCGTCGCTAATGAACCGGGTTCATCTATGACACTACACGGAGAACAATACAACGATTATTCACTTCTCAGACAACATGAAGAACTTGTTGATGATCCGGATTCGGTTATGGAAGAACTGGAAGCACCATACGACAGCGATCATTTCCGTGTTAGACAGGAAACACAACGTGCCAACTATTCATCAACCGGAGATCAGGAAAACTCTAGCGATATTTTGGATTTATTGACAGAAGAACAAGGAGAAAGATCCGATTACAATAATTATCCATGGAGTTTCGTGCCGGGAGAACTTGCCCATTCCATGGATTTTCACACAGAAGGACAAGAAACAGTCAACGATAATCCATTCCCTTCCCAATACAATGAGCCTACTATGGACTGGAATTCGTTTGTAGAAGTACAGGAAACCCCAGGTGACGGAACTTATCCATTCACCGGTGAAGAGGAAGAACGCCTCGCTGATGCGTACTCAATGATCGAAGAATCAGGAGCACTATACGACAACGATCACTCACTCACGGACATCAGAGAGAACGAGGAGCAGCCCACGATTATCAATTCCATTAATGATCAGGGTAAAAGGGACCGAGAATTGCTTCAAGAATGGCATGAGAAGTTCGATCCTTTTTACTGA